ACTGTAGGAGCCGCCGCGGTTGTACGACTCGATGAAGAAGTCGGTGACCAGGAGAGGGTTGTGCATGTATGGCACCACTTTGTCGGGGAGCAGGATGAGCAGCTCCCGGTACAGCTTCATGGGAAGCTTCTGTCGCAAGAAGGTGATCCACACCGCCGACAGGCGCTTGACCTCTTGCTCGCGGTTGATGACGTAGTTAACACTCTCGCCCCCCAAAACGGGAATGGGCTCTCCCGACTTGTGCGGTTCCGCCGTCATGTCGAAACCCAGGAGCAGGTTATAGAGGTTCGACAGGTATCGATCGGTCATCTCCGGTTTCTTCGTCGTCGCAGACGATGAAGACTCTTTCACCtcctcgtcttcttcctctttcgaCGTCGCCTTGTCCTCGTCGCCATCTTGTTTCGTAGCCGCCTGGGCGTCTATCTTCCTCCAGGTCCGAGCCACTTTGCCCAGCGCCCGGAGCGCGTACGTCTTGACGTCGGCCAGGTCGAGGAACTGGTTGAACCTGGAGATGACGCTCTTCATGTCGCGCTCGGGGTCGAGCAGCGCTTCGACGACGTCCGCCACTTTGGCGCTGGGGACGTGGTGTTCTCCCTGCTTCTTGTGCACGGTCTCCACCTCGATCCACTTCATGGCGACCTGGAGCGCAAGGCTCTGAATGCGGCCGGAGGACGAGGCGTCTGACAGCATCGCGACGATGCGGCGCCACGCGTCGGCGTACCGCTGCCGAAGCCATGAGTTGAACTTTTCGAGCGCGTTTTGCGATTCGGCGGGTTTTTCGGCTTCGCTCTCGTACAGGGCCGTGCTCGTTTTGAGGAAGTGACAGAACACCTTGTTGGCCGCTTGGGCGGCAGCGACCACGACGTCCTCGGAGTCGGAAGACAGACAGTCGACGATGTCGATGAGGAGGTTGATGTTCTTTCTGTCTTCGAGGATCAACGCGGCATTTTTCTTGATTTCGCTGGCCGACAGATCCGCACGCTTGCGCTTCGCCACGGTTTGTTGAACGATTCGCGATCGCTCGGGTGCGTCCGAATTTCTCTCGTCTTCGACGACGCTGTTTCTGTCGGTTTCGCCGATCGAGTCATCCGCCGTCTTACCTTCTGCTAAGGTCTCTTCGCTTGGTGACGGATGTTCGACAGCATCGGAAATGTCTCTGTCTTCGGTAACGGCGCCATTCTTGACCTTGCTGGCCGCACTCCGAGTATTCCTGCCTCTCTTGCGCTTAGCCATGGTCCCCCAACTCACTGGAGACTATTTGAGATCataaatataggcaaataaacCACTACCGGGAATGCACACGCGGAACTGCACGCCGTTTTGATTTTTGAATGGAGGCAGCCATGTTTGCTGCTGGCGTGGCGTCCTCTAGTGCGTAAAACAAGTTCGAGTCTTTAAACATTTGTTTTTGACATAAAAACGAAGAATTACTGCAATATTACCATTCTAAACGTTATAAAATTTGAtttattaattttattttatatagGCAGCTTGTTTTTAGCATGGCAGAACATTGCGCTGCAACGCCTCTTGTGTGACGCCATGTCATGTCGTTTCGCTGGTTTCGCAtttgtcgtctgctcgcgacgTGGCCGGTGCGGCTTGCCGCACTGCCGCACCACGGCAGCTCTTTCAGCAGCGTTTTGCTCGCTTAAAAAGTTCAAAAAGAACACAGGATTTGTGCGGGCTAGTGTCATTCTGTAAAATTTTGCACATTGCATGGACTAAGGAAACGTAACCAACACGCGCCCCAGCCTGAGTGGTGGCTACGGCCGTTATACTGGTGAGCACGAGGCTGGAAAGTCATGGTTTCGATtcctagcggcggcggcggccgcattccgatgacgATGGAATGCAAACGCGCTCGTTTAGCAAACTTCGGATGGGCCTTGAAGAGCCTCGgatggtctaaattattccggcgCAATCTACTACGGCATCTTTCGAAGCATCTGCGTTGCTTTGAAGGGCCCCTCACTAGgaccatagtccctcaatactaaagacagatttctcagtaagaagaattctatgcgcgttgtctgctgacacacggagccgccagctgactttgagattgtttactttttgtacttgacttgatttcggttagaaaacactctcagatgttcaagtttggatactgtaactgctacgacaaaatagaatgtaaataaaatggaaacgAAGCTGGGCTTCCGGCAGCAACGTGACCAGAGAAGAAAAATACCGCCGCCGCCCGCCGCGGCCGCTCGGCTGGGTGGCCTTTCTTTAACTAccgcgcccctagcggcaggcgctggctctatattaaactgagacgggagtttcgtgaccagaaaaagcttTAAAGGACTATATGCTAGGACACATAGCAAATTTTgcttatacgctggaagttgttacgtgccctctaaggaGCGTCCTACCGCAAGATTATGTCAAATTAGATTAATAATAGCAGACATATAAATATTTGAAGTGCCGCGAACTCATGTTTCAGGAGGCCAGCGTCACCATCAACATATAGACTCTTTCCACTTGCCCCGTGTACAGAACTGTTCGTTGGCCAAGTTGGTGCTTGCTGaaagacatgtttttttttttttctgcaatttaGGACACACGAAAGGAGCCGGACGATTGCGTGACGAATACGTCACGGGACCCGccctatttctctctctcgcgttTTTGCTGGTCTCTGGTCTATAATGAATCAATCACAAATTAGTCGCAATGACTGGGCCACTGTAAATGGCCGAGAAACGCAGCCCTTCAGACAAGTAACAGTTCGAATTCGCAATCTTGAAGCCAGCTAGCGAAAGTCACACACAACACGGATTGTTTATAAAATACATCAAAAGTGTCATATCACAATAAAGACcttctaggaaaaaaaaaaaaaggaaaaaaccacCACTTCGGCCGTTTCTGGCACTTTGCAGGAATACTGAACAGGGACAGACTGAGAACAGAGTGTGCTAACAACCAAAGGGATCACAGCACTGACCCTGACTATGTTTTCTCAAAGTCAAGGCCGCGTTGAATTTGTTTGTGATAGGTGTGGGGCTCTTGACATAGCCCCTTCAAAACTGCAAATTGCTTTGCGTTACGATCGTACATTCTGGAGGATGATCAATAGTAAAATTGGGCGCTCTGTGCTGCAAGCTGCgatcgaaaataaaaaaaaaaaagaaaatggtgctcCTCTTAGACAAATTCGGACACGACGGGGTATTATGACgttgcttttattgcaatgacaattatatggacatgCCAGGCGAATTCCCGCCATCGGCGTCGACGTAGCCTTGCGGTTCTGCATAAAGTCAAGCGCGATAAAATCGCGGCCGCGTGCTGTATGAAGAGGTgagggaaagcatgcgagggtgagatGTGCACCATATCTGTGGGGTATATGTACCGCGTttaagaacaagaaaaaaaaaatagtcttTATGCCGTTGTGCTTACGTTGGCAATAGGTGACGTTGCAGATTCGTAGACAGCAAAATTGGATCGTAATGTCCCATTCACACAGATGGCGATGAGGTCGGAGAAGTCGTGCCGACAGCGATATAGATAGTCATTAAATGATAGGATCTCATAATGCTATTAGATCGGAGTCACGAGTGAAGCGTGAAGACCTGcgagtttttttttcgtttcgtgcGCCAGCAAGCGACGCAAACATATGCAAGGCTGTTcgcaacaattaaaaaaaaaaagaatgcacacGTAGATTGTATGTTGGTGCCAATAATCGTATCCGCGCGGTTTATATAACGAAATAATTTGGTTTCGTGTGAGCGCGACGTTTTTGCACTAATATGAAGATTGTACATAGAGTTGGCACATTGCGGTGGATTTTTTAGGCAGATATTTTGCCGGAACTTGGATGAATAAGGAacgcaaaataaacaaaataacatttGGACGAAAAATGACTCGAAGGCCCTAGCGAGCGccgaaaatgtaaaaaaaaaaggtttttccCTCGTTCAGAGGAATTGGTCATAACACGGAAGTTAAACGTGTATTCTAAGAAGCAGTGGGCAGCTTCGTTGCACATTCACAAATACAAGTCCACAACTGCGCACCGACTTTTGTTATTAATTACAGTATTGCTCGAAGGATGGAGCAATGACAGCGATAGCATGCACACGAGGCCAGTGCTGCTGCGCACTTAAATAGCCCTCCGAAagctattagccccgagaacgacctacaggggcgctgcgagcaccgctctcgtgacgtcacggcacggactcgcgcctgtcgtctgctgccgttcgggcgctgtccgggcgccttctgcaatgtttccgtttgttcgctgtcgttctctgtgcttgtatacttatgacggtcatctcgaatacattttacgacgtcttcattcgcgcaaacttgtTCAAACAGCTTATTTCCGAGACGGCCATTTATTTCttaagggcaacgctgcagtgccagccgaaggagctcagaccagcccgtTGCGTGTTTTttatgcgcggatctagactttccAGATTGAGGGAATAATAAcgaagcataaatagcacgtcaGTAATAAAAGCATAAAATCATAAACAGAATACAGTTAGGACACCATACCTgtagtggtgcaacgagcatgtcactatgtcttctacatatgactgctacatttaccgtGATTTTAGCCCATTAAAACgcgtttgcttatgacgagtaggtCATGGTATagtatctaatttttcatttcttcacagaaacgcacGGGAGTAACACGAGTACCTGACAGTGCAGTTTACATTTAACCAGCCCCACTTGTTGCTTTAACTGCTTCGCAAAATTAGGCCGTTCCTCACCAGTTAATTTCAactggcggtaatttgaagtaaagctaattgaggcttacagctatttgaagaatacgcaaaggaatttaccaatatttattcactgttccgtgttacatgttcaactcacttgtgacaatttactgctgcttgttccttgagaaacagacatcacaaatctgtttggcgaactgacacaggctccTCGGCCCAAAtattttagtgaaatatgccttttggaccgtatcgCTGccgctagaaagaagccgaagcctcattcattagcagtatgatgcttattgaagatatcattattcctctgtggaggtcaaaaatcaagtgaattcatttaaggcttgtggtgtcttctctatgaggcgggtatgtgaggttttCTTTTATGTACTcgcgaagcgaatagttctcagtttgtgtagttgGACAACGCAGGATAGAGACagggtgaggcagaaggcgtttgaattttcctcttcagcgcagcctaagctgcgctgtatagcctcgagtattccttaggcattgcaattggcgcttaaagaactgcttcatggtttcaattcgaagttgtagtgaactgatgggtttcgcgaataatgcatgcctcgccataaccacagtcggtagatttagttgcgtaagggctgtgccatgatgtcgataaaggcaactgagggtcactatgaaagaTTTTCTCGCGTTCgatctcgatcttaaccacgaaactgttctttcaggtgattgctgttatggtatccgtgaagtatatacataatACACGTGAAGctccgtcgtgttaacagccatgagcaatgcgttttccgGGTGCCCATTGCGTGTTTGAAGAACAGTGAAAGTATTAGCaagcgttttcatgcaaaatgcgcacCTAACTCttcttttacgcattaataaagtagccatatttgactagagcaactcaccatagtaataagaatcaccATAAAAGATTTGCTGTGCAGTTCCTTCTGACACGCATTtctaatattgacatcaaatactaATACCAAGCTTTTTCTTCCTTGCAAAATACAATGTCTCTTATAGCTAAGCACTGAGGAAATGTTAatcatcatacacaacttcgtgtgttgaaattgcagacattctttttgcGCAAAGTTTATGAATAGACACTGCCCATATACGCACTCCAAACCaat
This region of Dermacentor silvarum isolate Dsil-2018 chromosome 5, BIME_Dsil_1.4, whole genome shotgun sequence genomic DNA includes:
- the LOC119453457 gene encoding nucleolar complex protein 4 homolog, which gives rise to MAKRKRGRNTRSAASKVKNGAVTEDRDISDAVEHPSPSEETLAEGKTADDSIGETDRNSVVEDERNSDAPERSRIVQQTVAKRKRADLSASEIKKNAALILEDRKNINLLIDIVDCLSSDSEDVVVAAAQAANKVFCHFLKTSTALYESEAEKPAESQNALEKFNSWLRQRYADAWRRIVAMLSDASSSGRIQSLALQVAMKWIEVETVHKKQGEHHVPSAKVADVVEALLDPERDMKSVISRFNQFLDLADVKTYALRALGKVARTWRKIDAQAATKQDGDEDKATSKEEEDEEVKESSSSATTKKPEMTDRYLSNLYNLLLGFDMTAEPHKSGEPIPVLGGESVNYVINREQEVKRLSAVWITFLRQKLPMKLYRELLILLPDKVVPYMHNPLLVTDFFIESYNRGGSYSLLALNGLFLLIHRYHLDYPNFYEKLYALLEPGVFYEKYRARFFFLTDLFLSSSHLPAYLVASFAKRLARMALAAPPYALLYVIPFIGNLLIRHRSLVTMINDSSDRDVSIDPYDAQQTDPSKSQAVDSSLWELKTLQSHWYPTVAKKAKFIDDNLPRMEWDFSERLEEGYAEMMKRAKSAKHKEAPTNFHKVEGLLKQKEELLSELWTLE